One window of Chryseobacterium indologenes genomic DNA carries:
- the kdpC gene encoding potassium-transporting ATPase subunit KdpC: MKNHIVSAFRLTLVMLVVTGIYLGVVYGGSKILPNKGNGEIVYDKGQKFYANIGQEFKSEKYFHGRPSSVNYNAAGSGGSNKGPSNEEYLETVQKRIDTLKMKNPEMGNTKVPVELVTASGSGLDPDISEEGALYQAKRIAKVRNLSEEQIKSLINTQTEKPLLGFFGPSKVNVLKLNIALDQLK, encoded by the coding sequence ATGAAAAATCATATTGTTTCAGCATTCAGATTAACTCTTGTAATGCTGGTGGTGACAGGTATTTATCTGGGGGTTGTATATGGAGGTTCCAAAATACTTCCGAATAAAGGAAACGGAGAAATTGTCTATGATAAAGGACAGAAGTTTTATGCCAATATCGGACAGGAATTCAAATCTGAAAAATACTTTCACGGTCGTCCTTCTTCCGTTAATTATAATGCAGCAGGAAGTGGTGGGAGCAACAAAGGTCCCAGCAATGAAGAATATCTGGAAACAGTTCAGAAAAGAATTGATACTTTAAAAATGAAAAACCCTGAAATGGGAAATACGAAAGTGCCTGTAGAACTTGTTACGGCAAGTGGAAGCGGGCTGGATCCGGATATTTCTGAAGAAGGAGCACTGTATCAGGCCAAAAGAATTGCAAAAGTGAGAAACCTTTCCGAGGAACAGATCAAAAGCTTAATTAATACTCAAACAGAGAAGCCGTTGTTAGGATTTTTCGGACCATCAAAAGTAAATGTACTGAAGCTTAATATTGCTTTGGATCAATTAAAATAA
- the kdpB gene encoding potassium-transporting ATPase subunit KdpB, with product MKNQSQTLFQRDLVNEAIKQSFVKLNPKIMFKNPVMFLVEIGTIVMFIVSMFSLTGDKTQGSFSYNFLVFIILFFTVLFANFAEAIAEARGKAQADTLRKTREETPAKLVIDNKPGFQVETVLKMSAEMTLGDIFLCEAGDQIPMDGEIIEGLATIDESAITGESAPVIRESGGDKSSVTGGTKVLSDRIKVKVTTKPGESFLDKMIALVEGASRQKTPNEIALTILLAGFTLTFIIVTLTLKPFADYAQTPITIAAFISLFVCLIPTTIGGLLSAIGIAGMDRALRANVITKSGKAVETAGDIDVLLLDKTGTITIGNRKATQFHPANGIELDKFIKASALSSVADETPEGKSIIELSALKSEDLLVANPVYIDFTAETRTSGIDFDETRIRKGAYDTIKKLTEKAGNIFPQETQDAVTKISENGGTPLVVSVNEKVWGVIELQDIIKTGIQERFQRLRKMGVKTVMVTGDNPLTAKFIAEKAGVDDFIAEAKPEDKMNYIKKEQQEGKLVAMMGDGTNDAPALAQADVGVAMNSGTQAAKEAGNMVDLDNDPTKLIEIVEIGKQLLMTRGTLTTFSIANDVAKYFAIIPALFITFIPSLQKLNIMNLHSPETAILSAVIFNAIIIPFLIPLALKGVAYKPIGASALLRRNLLIYGLGGVIVPFIGIKIIDLVISLFY from the coding sequence ATGAAAAATCAGTCACAAACATTGTTTCAGAGAGATTTGGTCAACGAAGCGATAAAACAGTCCTTCGTGAAACTGAATCCGAAAATTATGTTTAAAAATCCAGTAATGTTTCTGGTGGAAATCGGAACCATTGTCATGTTTATTGTAAGCATGTTCAGTCTTACTGGTGATAAAACCCAGGGAAGCTTTTCCTATAACTTTTTAGTATTTATTATTTTATTTTTCACCGTTCTGTTTGCCAATTTTGCAGAAGCTATTGCGGAAGCAAGAGGAAAAGCACAGGCTGATACTCTCAGAAAAACAAGAGAAGAAACTCCGGCTAAATTGGTCATTGATAATAAACCAGGTTTTCAGGTAGAAACAGTGTTGAAAATGTCAGCTGAAATGACTTTAGGTGATATTTTCCTTTGCGAAGCCGGAGATCAGATTCCAATGGATGGTGAAATTATTGAAGGTCTTGCAACCATTGATGAATCAGCAATTACCGGAGAAAGTGCACCTGTAATCCGTGAATCCGGAGGAGATAAAAGTTCTGTAACAGGAGGAACAAAAGTTCTTTCAGACAGAATTAAAGTGAAAGTAACCACAAAACCAGGAGAATCCTTCCTTGATAAAATGATTGCCCTTGTAGAAGGAGCTTCAAGACAGAAAACACCTAACGAAATCGCACTAACTATACTTCTGGCAGGATTTACCCTTACATTTATCATTGTTACCCTCACTTTAAAGCCTTTTGCAGACTATGCGCAGACTCCGATTACCATAGCGGCATTTATATCTCTTTTCGTTTGTCTTATTCCGACAACCATCGGTGGTCTGCTTTCTGCAATCGGGATTGCGGGGATGGACAGAGCTTTAAGAGCAAATGTGATTACAAAAAGTGGTAAAGCAGTGGAAACTGCGGGTGATATTGATGTTCTGTTGCTTGATAAAACCGGAACAATCACTATCGGAAACCGTAAGGCAACTCAGTTTCATCCTGCAAACGGAATCGAACTTGACAAATTTATTAAAGCTTCTGCATTAAGTTCTGTGGCTGACGAAACACCGGAAGGAAAATCAATCATTGAACTGAGTGCTTTGAAATCTGAAGACTTGCTGGTTGCGAATCCTGTTTATATCGATTTTACAGCAGAAACAAGAACTTCAGGAATTGATTTTGACGAAACAAGAATCCGTAAAGGAGCTTATGATACGATAAAAAAACTGACTGAAAAAGCCGGGAATATCTTCCCACAGGAAACTCAGGATGCGGTAACCAAAATTTCTGAAAACGGAGGAACTCCTCTGGTAGTTTCTGTGAATGAAAAAGTATGGGGCGTTATTGAGCTTCAGGATATCATCAAAACCGGAATTCAGGAACGTTTTCAAAGACTGAGAAAGATGGGAGTGAAAACGGTAATGGTAACCGGCGATAACCCTCTGACTGCCAAATTTATCGCAGAAAAAGCTGGAGTAGACGATTTTATTGCCGAAGCCAAACCTGAAGATAAGATGAATTACATCAAAAAGGAACAGCAGGAAGGTAAGCTGGTAGCGATGATGGGTGACGGTACTAATGATGCTCCGGCACTGGCACAAGCCGATGTAGGTGTAGCCATGAACAGTGGAACACAGGCTGCAAAAGAAGCCGGAAACATGGTAGATCTTGATAATGACCCTACAAAGTTGATCGAAATCGTAGAAATTGGGAAGCAGCTGCTGATGACAAGAGGTACTTTGACAACTTTCAGTATTGCAAATGACGTGGCGAAATATTTTGCCATTATTCCTGCGCTCTTTATCACTTTTATTCCTTCCCTTCAGAAGCTTAATATTATGAATCTTCACAGCCCGGAAACAGCCATATTATCAGCGGTTATTTTCAATGCGATAATCATTCCGTTCCTGATTCCGCTGGCGTTGAAAGGAGTGGCTTACAAACCGATTGGTGCAAGTGCCTTATTGAGAAGAAACCTTTTGATTTATGGTTTAGGCGGGGTAATCGTTCCGTTTATCGGAATCAAAATCATTGATCTGGTAATCAGTTTATTCTATTAA